CAACGAAGAGCTCAGCAGTGCCCAAAAAGTGATTGAAGGAGATATCTGGCACGGAGACGGGCCCGTCAGCAGGCGGGTGGAGGAGCATCTTTCCAGGTGGCTGAACTCCAGGCATGTCTTTCTTACCACCTCCTGTACCCACGCCCTGGAAATGGCGATGATGGCACTGAACATCGGGCGCGGAGACGAGGTTATCCTGCCGGGTTTCACGTTTGTATCCACCGCAAATGCCATTCGCATGCAGGGAGGGATTCCGGTATTTGCGGAGGTCCGTGCATCGGACCTTACCCTGGACCCCGAGGATGTTGCCCGAAAAATCACCCCGGCAACAAAAGCGATCATCCCCATCCACTATGCAGGTATTTCAGCCGATTTTGAGGGCATCTTCGCTGCCATCAGCAATGGTGCAGGCGAACGTAAAATCGCCATTGTGGAGGATGCCGCCCAGGCGGTCGGCGCCTGGTGGAACGGCCGGGCCCTGGGAACCATCGGCGATATCGGCTGTTTCAGTTTTCATGACACCAAAAATTTCACATGCGGTGAAGGTGGCGCCTTCCTGACACAGGACGATCACATGGCGGAACAGGCGGAGCTCATCAGGGAAAAAGGCACCAACCGGTCGGCTTTTCTCCGGGGCGAAGTGGATAAGTACACCTGGGTCAGCCGGGGCAGCAGCTATATCCCATCCGACCTGC
The Balneolales bacterium ANBcel1 DNA segment above includes these coding regions:
- the rffA gene encoding dTDP-4-amino-4,6-dideoxygalactose transaminase; its protein translation is MPDFIPFNKIFKDNEELSSAQKVIEGDIWHGDGPVSRRVEEHLSRWLNSRHVFLTTSCTHALEMAMMALNIGRGDEVILPGFTFVSTANAIRMQGGIPVFAEVRASDLTLDPEDVARKITPATKAIIPIHYAGISADFEGIFAAISNGAGERKIAIVEDAAQAVGAWWNGRALGTIGDIGCFSFHDTKNFTCGEGGAFLTQDDHMAEQAELIREKGTNRSAFLRGEVDKYTWVSRGSSYIPSDLLAGILEAQLHKKDRILKMRKQVWDTYYKRLAEAENRGWITLPVIPPYAESNYHIFHFHTSRPADRDPLLRALRDAGIGATFHYVPLHNSPYARKYLTEPCPLPQTDLLAGTLIRLPLYPDLAGSCSNVADRVFDVISKYYLS